The proteins below are encoded in one region of Apium graveolens cultivar Ventura chromosome 4, ASM990537v1, whole genome shotgun sequence:
- the LOC141718132 gene encoding homeobox-leucine zipper protein HAT7-like isoform X1, which translates to MIFSDISFQLPPEPMFHQPYHHDPSISPHSQDFQVAGYSPVLMRRSMSFTGCEEVRGEEDLSEDEGSQSLGEKKRRLNLEQVKALEKSFELGNKLEPERKVQLARALGLQPRQIAIWFQNRRARWKTKQLERDYTILKRQFDALKADNDSLRSQNKKLHGELLALKGKESSSMENRPINLNKESTQHEGSWSNGSDNSCDHVNTTAGLTQLFLQSSSSTLELAHSHQKLNNPTVNPDETFCSMFNGIEDHPGFWPWPEQHQNFN; encoded by the exons ATGATATTCAGTGATATATCATTCCAGCTCCCACCCGAGCCCATGTTTCATCAACCCTATCATCATGACCCCTCCATCTCTCCCCACTCCCAAGACTTTCAAG TTGCAGGTTATTCACCTGTATTAATGAGGAGATCCATGTCGTTTACCGGGTGTGAAGAAGTACGAGGAGAGGAGGATCTGTCGGAGGATGAAGGATCACAATCACTTGGAGAGAAGAAGAGGAGACTAAACTTGGAGCAAGTGAAAGCATTGGAGAAGAGTTTTGAGTTGGGTAACAAACTTGAGCCAGAGAGGAAAGTGCAGTTGGCTAGGGCTTTAGGTCTTCAACCTAGACAAATTGCTATTTGGTTCCAAAACAGGAGGGCTAGGTGGAAAACCAAACAATTAGAGAGAGATTATACTATCTTGAAGAGACAATTTGATGCTCTTAAGGCTGACAATGATTCCCTTAGGTCTCAAAACAAGAAACTTCATGGAGAG CTTCTAGCTCTGAAAGGTAAAGAATCTAGCAGCATGGAAAACAGGCCTATCAATCTCAACAAAGAAAGTACTCAGCATGAGGGTTCTTGGAGTAATGGAAGTGACAACAGTTGCGATCATGTTAACACTACCGCAG GTCTAACTCAGCTGTTCCTCCAAAGTTCATCGTCCACACTGGAACTAGCGCATTCCCACCAGAAACTCAATAATCCAACAGTTAATCCTGACGAAACCTTCTGCAGCATGTTCAACGGCATCGAGGATCACCCTGGTTTTTGGCCATGGCCCGAACAGCaccaaaattttaattaa
- the LOC141718132 gene encoding homeobox-leucine zipper protein HAT7-like isoform X2, whose protein sequence is MIFSDISFQLPPEPMFHQPYHHDPSISPHSQDFQGYSPVLMRRSMSFTGCEEVRGEEDLSEDEGSQSLGEKKRRLNLEQVKALEKSFELGNKLEPERKVQLARALGLQPRQIAIWFQNRRARWKTKQLERDYTILKRQFDALKADNDSLRSQNKKLHGELLALKGKESSSMENRPINLNKESTQHEGSWSNGSDNSCDHVNTTAGLTQLFLQSSSSTLELAHSHQKLNNPTVNPDETFCSMFNGIEDHPGFWPWPEQHQNFN, encoded by the exons ATGATATTCAGTGATATATCATTCCAGCTCCCACCCGAGCCCATGTTTCATCAACCCTATCATCATGACCCCTCCATCTCTCCCCACTCCCAAGACTTTCAAG GTTATTCACCTGTATTAATGAGGAGATCCATGTCGTTTACCGGGTGTGAAGAAGTACGAGGAGAGGAGGATCTGTCGGAGGATGAAGGATCACAATCACTTGGAGAGAAGAAGAGGAGACTAAACTTGGAGCAAGTGAAAGCATTGGAGAAGAGTTTTGAGTTGGGTAACAAACTTGAGCCAGAGAGGAAAGTGCAGTTGGCTAGGGCTTTAGGTCTTCAACCTAGACAAATTGCTATTTGGTTCCAAAACAGGAGGGCTAGGTGGAAAACCAAACAATTAGAGAGAGATTATACTATCTTGAAGAGACAATTTGATGCTCTTAAGGCTGACAATGATTCCCTTAGGTCTCAAAACAAGAAACTTCATGGAGAG CTTCTAGCTCTGAAAGGTAAAGAATCTAGCAGCATGGAAAACAGGCCTATCAATCTCAACAAAGAAAGTACTCAGCATGAGGGTTCTTGGAGTAATGGAAGTGACAACAGTTGCGATCATGTTAACACTACCGCAG GTCTAACTCAGCTGTTCCTCCAAAGTTCATCGTCCACACTGGAACTAGCGCATTCCCACCAGAAACTCAATAATCCAACAGTTAATCCTGACGAAACCTTCTGCAGCATGTTCAACGGCATCGAGGATCACCCTGGTTTTTGGCCATGGCCCGAACAGCaccaaaattttaattaa